In Desulfovibrio sp. 86, the following proteins share a genomic window:
- a CDS encoding glycine cleavage system protein H — protein sequence MEIAGYNMPEELYYDQYHFWTRVDGDELVIGMDDFAEKLAGQIVFVQLPFVGKAVTAGKKFAKVESGKWLGTVYSPADGEISAVNEELEANPSLINSDCYGKGWMYKIKPVDKSQINTLIHGGKDVIEAWLLEDIKKFKKD from the coding sequence ATGGAAATTGCCGGCTACAATATGCCCGAGGAACTGTATTACGACCAATACCACTTCTGGACCCGTGTTGACGGCGACGAACTGGTCATCGGCATGGACGACTTCGCTGAAAAGCTGGCCGGGCAGATAGTGTTTGTGCAGTTGCCCTTTGTGGGCAAGGCCGTCACGGCGGGCAAGAAGTTCGCCAAGGTGGAGTCCGGCAAGTGGCTGGGCACGGTCTACAGCCCGGCGGACGGCGAAATAAGCGCCGTCAATGAAGAACTGGAGGCCAACCCCTCCCTCATCAACAGCGACTGCTATGGCAAGGGCTGGATGTACAAGATCAAGCCCGTGGACAAGAGCCAGATCAATACCCTCATCCACGGCGGCAAGGACGTTATCGAAGCCTGGCTGCTGGAGGATATCAAGAAATTCAAGAAGGACTAA
- a CDS encoding Fe-S-containing hydro-lyase has protein sequence MSDQVKKIRAPFDETTARSLRAGDRVLISGTILAARDAAHKRLVETLDRGEPLPVDLQGAVVYYLGPSPARPGHPIGAAGPTTSGRMDAYTPRLLKQGLKGMIGKGYRSPDVIKAMEELGVPYLAAVGGAGALIARSIRKYTVLAYEDLGPEAVAAMEVEDFPAIVVIDSMGGNYYEAGQAPYRRI, from the coding sequence ATGTCTGACCAAGTCAAAAAAATACGTGCTCCTTTTGACGAAACCACGGCCCGCTCCCTGCGTGCCGGCGACAGGGTGCTTATTTCGGGCACCATTCTGGCCGCGCGCGATGCGGCCCATAAAAGGCTGGTGGAAACACTGGACAGGGGCGAGCCCCTGCCGGTGGATCTGCAAGGGGCTGTCGTCTATTACCTGGGGCCGAGTCCGGCCCGTCCCGGGCATCCCATCGGGGCGGCCGGACCAACGACTTCAGGCCGTATGGACGCCTATACGCCCCGCCTGCTCAAGCAGGGCCTCAAGGGCATGATTGGCAAGGGCTATCGCAGCCCTGACGTCATAAAGGCTATGGAAGAACTCGGCGTACCCTATCTGGCCGCCGTGGGCGGCGCGGGCGCGCTCATTGCCCGCAGCATCAGAAAATATACGGTGCTGGCCTATGAGGATCTGGGGCCCGAAGCCGTCGCCGCCATGGAGGTGGAGGATTTTCCCGCCATTGTGGTCATCGACAGCATGGGCGGCAATTACTACGAGGCTGGCCAGGCGCCGTACCGACGTATCTGA
- a CDS encoding succinate dehydrogenase/fumarate reductase transmembrane subunit, producing MALSRNSAEGKTRLDFWQAATGAFLALFVCVHLLLEGTVVISPALTNGIAWFLEATWLTHLVAPIIILMVVFHFYIAARKMPFRAHELGIFVRHSKSLKDFDTWLWLVQVFTAIAILLGVFFHVYAIMTDLPINVAGSAKRLHSGWLAFYVVFLPCVILHTGIGVYRLAVKYGVCVKSAKDMCRKWIWIVMGCYLLLGSLALARVWFQG from the coding sequence ATGGCTTTGAGCAGAAATTCCGCTGAGGGCAAAACTCGCCTGGATTTCTGGCAGGCCGCCACAGGCGCTTTTTTGGCGCTGTTTGTGTGCGTGCACCTGCTGCTGGAAGGGACGGTGGTGATCAGCCCTGCGTTGACCAATGGCATAGCCTGGTTTCTTGAGGCCACGTGGTTGACCCACCTGGTGGCCCCTATCATTATCCTGATGGTTGTTTTTCATTTTTATATCGCGGCACGCAAGATGCCCTTTCGCGCGCATGAGCTTGGCATCTTTGTGCGGCACAGCAAAAGCCTGAAGGATTTTGACACCTGGCTGTGGCTTGTGCAGGTCTTTACGGCCATCGCCATCCTGCTCGGCGTATTTTTTCACGTATACGCGATCATGACAGACCTTCCCATCAATGTGGCTGGCAGCGCCAAGCGCCTGCACAGCGGCTGGCTGGCCTTTTATGTTGTCTTTTTGCCCTGCGTCATCCTCCATACGGGCATTGGCGTGTACCGCCTCGCCGTGAAGTACGGCGTCTGCGTCAAGAGCGCCAAGGACATGTGCCGCAAGTGGATATGGATCGTCATGGGCTGTTATCTGTTGCTCGGCTCGCTGGCCTTGGCCCGCGTCTGGTTTCAGGGATAG
- a CDS encoding dicarboxylate/amino acid:cation symporter: protein MLKYLRVLYVQVLIAIMIGILLGHFYPQMAIKMQPLGKMFINLIKMIIAPLIFSTVVTGIAGMNDIKAVGRTGGLAIIYFTGITLLALIIGLVVVNLVQPGAGMNVDVSTFDAADKSIAAQYAGKAKDNNLISFFMNIIPHTFVSAFTSGEILQVLLVAIIFAFALNFSGAKGQLCFDLIKSLSEVLFKVINIIMRVAPIGAFGAMAFTIGKEGIGSVLALGELILCFYATSIMFVILVLGVVGLFSGFSIFKFVRYIKEELFIVLGTSSSESVLPNMLRKMEKVGCNKSVVDLVIPAGYSFNLDGTAIYLTMAAVFLAQATNTPMTIGEELVLLGILLISSKGAAAVTGGGFIVLAGTLSSVGKIPPESIAVIFGIDRFMSEARALTNLVGNGVATIFVSKMTGNLDSEKLRRVLNGDTSEIEEDDDVVEAELAASEADL from the coding sequence ATGCTTAAGTATCTGAGAGTATTGTATGTACAAGTGTTGATTGCAATTATGATCGGTATTTTGCTGGGGCATTTCTATCCGCAGATGGCGATAAAAATGCAGCCTCTTGGCAAGATGTTCATCAACCTGATCAAAATGATCATCGCGCCGCTCATTTTTTCCACAGTTGTGACAGGCATCGCGGGCATGAACGACATCAAGGCCGTGGGTAGAACGGGCGGTCTTGCAATCATCTACTTTACCGGCATAACCCTGCTGGCTCTGATTATCGGCCTTGTGGTCGTAAATCTGGTTCAGCCCGGCGCGGGCATGAATGTTGACGTGAGCACCTTTGACGCCGCCGACAAGAGCATTGCCGCCCAATACGCTGGTAAGGCCAAAGACAATAACCTTATTAGCTTCTTCATGAATATCATTCCGCATACCTTTGTTTCCGCATTTACCAGCGGCGAGATACTGCAGGTTCTGCTTGTGGCCATCATCTTCGCTTTTGCCCTGAATTTCAGCGGCGCCAAGGGCCAGCTGTGCTTTGACCTCATCAAGAGCCTTTCTGAAGTGCTTTTCAAGGTCATCAATATCATCATGCGCGTCGCGCCCATTGGCGCATTTGGCGCAATGGCCTTTACCATCGGCAAGGAGGGTATAGGCTCCGTACTGGCGCTGGGTGAACTGATTTTGTGTTTTTACGCCACCAGTATCATGTTTGTAATACTGGTTCTCGGTGTTGTGGGCCTGTTCAGCGGATTCAGCATCTTCAAGTTCGTCCGGTATATTAAGGAAGAGCTGTTTATCGTTCTTGGCACGTCTTCCTCCGAATCCGTGCTGCCCAACATGCTGCGCAAGATGGAGAAGGTGGGCTGCAACAAGAGCGTCGTGGACCTGGTTATCCCGGCGGGCTACTCCTTTAACCTGGACGGCACGGCCATCTACCTGACCATGGCGGCGGTATTTTTGGCCCAGGCCACCAATACGCCCATGACCATTGGCGAAGAGCTCGTGCTTCTTGGCATCCTGCTGATTTCATCCAAGGGCGCTGCGGCAGTCACTGGCGGCGGATTTATCGTGCTGGCGGGCACGCTGAGCTCTGTTGGCAAGATTCCCCCGGAAAGCATCGCCGTTATTTTCGGCATTGACCGCTTCATGTCCGAGGCGCGCGCGCTGACCAACCTTGTGGGCAACGGCGTGGCCACCATCTTTGTTTCCAAAATGACCGGCAACCTTGATTCCGAAAAGCTGCGCCGCGTGCTTAACGGGGACACGTCGGAAATCGAAGAGGATGATGACGTTGTCGAAGCTGAGCTGGCCGCAAGCGAGGCGGATCTTTGA
- a CDS encoding fumarate hydratase, which produces MKEIHCNDIAQAVARLAIDACYRLPADMVEAMRKAREAEPSPVGRTILDQLLENAGIAADGQIPLCQDTGITVVFAEIGQDVHIVGGAFEDAVNEGVRRGYTDGYLRKSCVFEPLFERKNTGDNTPAVLHSRMVPGDRLRLRLAPKGAGSENKSVLKMLVPADGIEGVRKVVLDAVLAAGPNSCPPLVVGVGIGGTMELAALCAKRAAARDLESHNADARYAAFEDELLEMVNRTGVGPQGLGGVTTALKVHVEWAPTHIASLPVAVNINCHAARHAEIVL; this is translated from the coding sequence ATGAAAGAAATCCATTGCAACGACATAGCGCAGGCAGTGGCGCGTCTGGCCATAGATGCCTGCTACCGTCTGCCTGCGGATATGGTTGAAGCCATGCGGAAAGCCCGCGAGGCCGAACCGTCGCCCGTGGGCCGCACCATACTGGATCAGTTACTGGAAAATGCGGGCATTGCCGCTGATGGGCAGATTCCTTTGTGTCAGGACACAGGAATCACAGTGGTTTTCGCCGAGATAGGACAGGATGTACACATAGTGGGCGGCGCTTTTGAAGACGCCGTCAATGAGGGGGTACGCCGGGGGTACACGGACGGTTATTTGCGCAAATCCTGTGTGTTCGAGCCTTTGTTTGAGCGCAAAAATACGGGGGACAACACCCCGGCCGTCCTGCACTCCCGCATGGTGCCAGGCGACAGGCTGCGCCTGCGTCTGGCGCCCAAGGGGGCAGGATCGGAAAATAAAAGCGTGCTCAAAATGCTTGTGCCGGCTGACGGCATCGAGGGGGTTCGCAAGGTGGTTCTGGACGCCGTTCTGGCGGCTGGCCCCAACTCCTGTCCCCCTCTGGTCGTGGGCGTGGGCATCGGCGGCACAATGGAACTGGCCGCCCTGTGCGCCAAACGCGCTGCGGCCCGTGACCTTGAAAGCCATAACGCGGATGCGCGTTACGCGGCCTTTGAAGATGAACTGCTTGAAATGGTCAACAGAACTGGCGTCGGCCCACAGGGGCTTGGCGGCGTGACCACGGCCCTCAAGGTGCATGTGGAGTGGGCACCGACCCACATAGCCTCACTGCCGGTGGCCGTGAACATCAACTGTCACGCGGCGCGCCACGCCGAAATCGTCCTGTAG
- a CDS encoding radical SAM protein, whose protein sequence is MSQATELKSQCSPSQGLCGQEPAPESPDVVRMSLAAAMTLDFAPGSFYRNACLSCVNLLLTYRSGCAARCSYCGLSGAKEKRPIKSFIRVSWPSFTVDEIIAGILRRQERVKRICISMLTNSRAPRDATDICRRLRAAVDIPVSLLISPTILTRRHLEEFRDAGADKIGVAIDLATPELFARYRGAGVGGPHSWERYWQCLEESLDVFGKGMAGSHFMVGMGETEEEMSRAMQRVHDMGGNTHLFSFFPEGGSPLAEHLPPPIDQYRRIQLARWLIDHDHARAENFTYNQRRAITGYGLPKDALDGFINAGEPFRTCGCTGRDGEVACNRPYANSRPGPGIRNYPFKPEEADVRHIRLQMGLPL, encoded by the coding sequence ATGAGCCAAGCCACCGAATTGAAAAGTCAATGTTCCCCCAGTCAGGGTCTTTGCGGGCAGGAACCCGCGCCGGAAAGCCCCGATGTCGTGCGCATGAGCCTTGCCGCCGCCATGACGCTGGACTTCGCGCCGGGCAGCTTTTACCGCAATGCCTGCCTTTCCTGCGTCAATCTTCTTCTGACCTACCGCTCGGGATGCGCGGCCCGCTGTTCCTACTGCGGCCTTTCAGGGGCCAAGGAAAAGCGCCCCATCAAGAGCTTCATCCGCGTAAGCTGGCCTTCCTTTACCGTGGATGAAATCATTGCGGGCATTTTGCGGCGTCAGGAGCGCGTCAAGCGCATCTGCATATCCATGCTTACCAACAGCCGCGCCCCGCGCGACGCCACGGACATCTGCCGCCGTTTGCGCGCGGCCGTGGACATTCCGGTTTCCCTGCTCATCTCGCCGACCATCCTGACGCGCCGCCATCTGGAAGAATTCCGCGACGCCGGAGCGGACAAGATCGGCGTGGCCATCGACCTCGCCACGCCGGAGCTCTTCGCCCGGTACCGTGGGGCCGGGGTAGGGGGGCCGCACTCCTGGGAGCGCTACTGGCAATGCCTGGAAGAAAGCCTGGATGTTTTCGGCAAGGGCATGGCCGGTTCGCACTTTATGGTCGGCATGGGCGAAACCGAAGAAGAGATGAGCCGCGCCATGCAGCGTGTGCATGACATGGGCGGCAACACGCATCTGTTCTCGTTTTTCCCCGAGGGAGGCTCGCCTCTGGCCGAGCATCTGCCGCCGCCCATTGACCAGTACCGCCGCATCCAGCTGGCGCGCTGGCTCATCGACCACGATCATGCCCGCGCCGAGAACTTCACCTACAATCAGCGCCGGGCCATCACCGGATACGGGCTTCCAAAGGACGCGCTGGACGGTTTCATCAACGCTGGCGAGCCCTTCCGCACCTGCGGCTGCACGGGCCGCGACGGCGAGGTGGCCTGCAACCGCCCCTACGCCAATTCGCGCCCCGGCCCTGGCATACGCAACTATCCTTTCAAACCGGAAGAGGCGGACGTGCGCCATATCCGCCTGCAAATGGGCTTGCCTTTGTAA
- a CDS encoding GDSL-type esterase/lipase family protein, with amino-acid sequence MTLICLGDSLTYGFGIPRHRVWPSLLAKTTGMKVLNWGINGDTTGGMLARFQAHSAVKDAHAAILMGGFNDLALGADLGVVKANMFALVQQCFSVRVKPVLGIPIPVRHPITFPLLASMDVDRACAAYDGLRPWLHSLAEDFSLPVVDFYRRFEEFLVSAALNGREYFDALYTDGLHASEAGHALMAQEAARALHKI; translated from the coding sequence ATGACCTTGATCTGCCTGGGCGACAGCCTCACATATGGCTTCGGTATTCCCCGTCACCGGGTATGGCCTTCATTGCTGGCCAAAACCACAGGCATGAAGGTGCTCAACTGGGGCATCAACGGCGACACCACAGGCGGCATGCTGGCCCGTTTTCAGGCCCACAGCGCCGTTAAGGACGCCCATGCGGCCATTCTTATGGGCGGGTTCAACGATCTCGCTCTGGGCGCGGACCTTGGCGTGGTAAAAGCCAATATGTTCGCCCTGGTGCAGCAATGCTTCAGTGTACGCGTCAAGCCGGTGCTCGGCATTCCCATCCCCGTGCGTCACCCCATCACCTTTCCCCTGCTGGCCAGTATGGATGTGGATCGGGCCTGCGCCGCCTATGACGGATTACGGCCCTGGCTGCACAGCCTGGCCGAAGATTTTTCCTTGCCTGTGGTGGATTTTTATCGGCGCTTTGAAGAGTTTTTAGTCTCTGCGGCCCTCAACGGCAGAGAGTATTTTGACGCCCTGTACACTGACGGCCTGCACGCCAGCGAAGCCGGGCACGCCCTCATGGCGCAGGAGGCCGCAAGGGCGCTGCACAAGATCTGA
- a CDS encoding (Fe-S)-binding protein: MRQSAFSIRQRMALDACTECGQCLTVCPAVAASGDADLSAQVRMHNLKKLLRDRNFFWKALNEMLGREPLATPQVLKDYGLSVFRCSLCGDCEEVCPAGLPLKDMWLSLREELSRTGDAPDKIRMIRANLDGSHNVFDEDNDERGDWVDDMRKPPKGGCLKDSAEVVYFTGCVGAYFPLAQKIPMAFVEILDAGGVDFTIMAGDEWCCGFPLQGSGQSEGLPAIIAHNVAAAKARGARKVVFTCPSCYQIWREAYPPEFELVHASEMVAQLVLEDRLPLGELPMTVTYHDPCDLGRGGRVFDEPRAIMARIPGLTLVEMEHNREHCLCCGGGGNLEMIDPDLSAAMAKRKVEEAVATGAEAIITNCQQCVRTMMTYAKRNKVSIDVMDMSQLVAKSIEAGRKALAVAEAARTAQPESAAGTQG, encoded by the coding sequence ATGCGTCAGTCAGCATTCAGCATCAGGCAGCGTATGGCCCTGGACGCCTGCACCGAGTGCGGCCAGTGCCTCACCGTGTGCCCGGCCGTGGCGGCCTCGGGCGATGCGGACCTCTCGGCCCAGGTGCGCATGCACAATCTGAAAAAACTGCTGCGCGACCGCAACTTCTTCTGGAAGGCGCTCAACGAAATGCTGGGCCGGGAGCCTCTGGCCACGCCGCAGGTGCTCAAGGACTATGGCCTCTCCGTTTTTCGCTGTTCACTCTGCGGCGATTGCGAAGAGGTCTGCCCGGCCGGTCTGCCCCTCAAGGACATGTGGCTGTCCCTGCGTGAGGAACTCTCGCGCACCGGCGATGCGCCCGACAAGATCCGCATGATCCGCGCCAACCTCGACGGCAGCCACAACGTCTTTGACGAGGATAACGACGAGCGCGGCGACTGGGTGGACGACATGCGCAAGCCCCCCAAGGGCGGTTGCCTGAAGGATTCGGCCGAGGTGGTGTACTTCACGGGTTGCGTGGGCGCCTACTTTCCGCTGGCCCAGAAGATCCCCATGGCCTTTGTGGAAATACTGGATGCTGGCGGCGTTGATTTCACCATCATGGCCGGCGACGAGTGGTGCTGCGGCTTTCCTTTGCAGGGTTCTGGCCAGAGCGAAGGGCTGCCCGCCATCATCGCCCACAACGTGGCGGCGGCCAAAGCTCGCGGTGCGCGCAAGGTGGTGTTCACCTGCCCGTCCTGCTACCAGATCTGGCGCGAAGCCTATCCTCCGGAATTCGAACTGGTCCACGCCTCTGAAATGGTGGCCCAGCTCGTTCTTGAAGACAGGCTCCCCCTGGGCGAACTGCCCATGACCGTCACGTATCACGACCCTTGCGACCTTGGACGCGGCGGGCGTGTTTTTGACGAGCCGCGCGCGATTATGGCCCGCATCCCCGGCCTCACTCTGGTGGAGATGGAGCATAACCGCGAGCATTGCCTGTGCTGCGGGGGCGGCGGCAACCTCGAGATGATCGATCCCGATCTTTCCGCAGCCATGGCCAAACGCAAGGTCGAGGAGGCCGTGGCCACAGGTGCGGAGGCCATTATCACCAACTGTCAGCAGTGCGTGCGCACCATGATGACCTACGCCAAGCGTAACAAGGTCAGCATAGATGTCATGGATATGAGTCAGCTTGTGGCCAAGTCCATAGAGGCTGGCCGCAAGGCTCTGGCTGTGGCCGAAGCCGCCAGGACGGCGCAGCCCGAGAGCGCCGCAGGAACGCAGGGATAA
- a CDS encoding geranylgeranyl reductase family protein has product MLHYDVLIVGAGPAGSSAARAAAQAGASVALVERRSAVGVPVRCAEYIPAMLVGQADVGKDYIAQATLGMRSYLHGHRIQDMAAPGYVIHRDKFDQALASAAADAGAHMLLGHCVLGREGGQGSCVMLSTPAGGMTSIKAKVVIGADGPHSRVAQWVGLPNTHCLPSIQVRLPLRKTLEHTCIYFDESITAGYAWLFPKGDVANVGLGMLRQRHTPGLRRVLRRFVRGLSALGLVRDEPLAFTGGWIPAGPPRPCVSGDILLAGDAAGHTHPITGAGIFQAVMGGQMAGRWAARAVREDRLAVLQGYADEWNDFYGDVLSHAYNRRLDWEGHNGVLDQSINRFWIGFREYYAAS; this is encoded by the coding sequence ATGCTGCATTATGACGTGCTGATTGTGGGCGCTGGCCCCGCCGGTTCCAGCGCCGCCAGAGCCGCCGCGCAGGCCGGAGCTTCCGTGGCCCTTGTGGAGCGCCGCAGTGCCGTGGGCGTGCCCGTGCGCTGCGCCGAATACATACCTGCCATGCTGGTGGGGCAGGCTGACGTGGGCAAGGACTATATCGCTCAGGCCACGCTTGGCATGCGCAGTTACCTGCATGGGCACCGTATTCAGGACATGGCGGCTCCGGGCTATGTCATCCACCGTGACAAATTCGATCAGGCGCTGGCCAGCGCCGCTGCGGATGCCGGGGCGCATATGCTGCTGGGGCACTGCGTTCTTGGCCGTGAAGGCGGGCAGGGCAGTTGCGTCATGTTGTCCACGCCCGCCGGAGGGATGACCAGCATAAAGGCCAAGGTGGTCATCGGGGCGGACGGCCCGCATTCGCGCGTGGCCCAATGGGTCGGGCTGCCCAATACCCATTGCCTGCCGTCCATACAGGTGCGCCTGCCCCTGCGCAAAACCCTGGAACATACCTGCATATATTTTGATGAAAGCATCACTGCCGGCTATGCCTGGCTTTTTCCCAAGGGCGACGTCGCCAATGTGGGGCTCGGCATGCTGCGTCAAAGGCATACGCCGGGGCTGCGCCGGGTGCTGCGGCGTTTTGTGCGCGGTCTGTCGGCCCTTGGGCTGGTGCGCGACGAACCCCTGGCGTTCACGGGCGGCTGGATACCCGCCGGGCCTCCCAGGCCCTGCGTATCTGGCGACATCCTGCTGGCCGGAGACGCGGCGGGGCATACCCATCCCATAACAGGGGCGGGCATCTTTCAGGCCGTCATGGGCGGGCAGATGGCTGGCCGCTGGGCGGCCCGCGCCGTTCGGGAGGACCGCCTGGCTGTTTTGCAGGGCTACGCGGACGAATGGAACGACTTTTACGGCGACGTTCTGTCCCACGCCTACAACCGCAGGCTGGACTGGGAAGGGCATAACGGCGTGCTGGACCAGTCCATAAACAGATTCTGGATAGGATTCAGGGAATACTATGCGGCCTCTTGA
- a CDS encoding radical SAM protein — protein MRPLDHWDDVQLEQARELSWARHGKKILFYLPGMFVRDGVQGQYPALSVTGRDCAQHCAHCGGALLQSMPDVSKPGSLLEKCRALEAQGVQGVLLSGGCDGRGRVPWKNFINAIAEVKRQTGLFVSVHCGMLDAATARDLKSAGADQALIDIIGSAETYYKVYHLEDGPEMLDSSLDALARAGLPVVPHIVAGLHFGKLLGESWALEIVARRPPALLVIVACMNLPGTDMAGMTPPGAREVCGVILRARELMPDTEISLGCARPRKGAADLEELALLAGVNRMALPSQEAVAMASCMGLETQFRKTCCSVRLGEGTAGW, from the coding sequence ATGCGGCCTCTTGACCACTGGGACGACGTACAGCTGGAGCAGGCCCGTGAGCTTTCGTGGGCGCGGCACGGCAAAAAAATACTCTTCTACCTGCCAGGCATGTTTGTGCGTGACGGCGTGCAGGGGCAATACCCCGCGCTTTCCGTCACTGGCCGCGACTGCGCGCAGCACTGCGCCCACTGCGGCGGCGCGCTGCTGCAGAGCATGCCCGATGTGAGCAAACCCGGCAGCCTGCTGGAAAAGTGCAGGGCGCTTGAGGCGCAGGGTGTGCAGGGCGTGCTGCTTTCCGGCGGCTGTGACGGCCGGGGGCGGGTTCCGTGGAAGAATTTCATCAACGCCATTGCCGAAGTAAAGCGGCAGACAGGGCTTTTTGTGTCCGTCCACTGCGGCATGCTAGATGCGGCCACCGCACGAGATCTGAAAAGCGCCGGGGCGGATCAGGCCCTCATTGACATTATCGGCAGCGCTGAAACGTATTACAAGGTCTATCATCTTGAAGACGGCCCGGAAATGCTGGACAGCAGCCTTGATGCGCTGGCCCGGGCAGGGCTGCCTGTGGTGCCGCACATTGTGGCCGGACTGCACTTCGGCAAGCTGCTCGGCGAAAGCTGGGCTCTGGAAATCGTTGCCCGGCGTCCGCCAGCCCTGCTGGTCATCGTGGCCTGCATGAACCTGCCCGGCACGGACATGGCGGGCATGACCCCGCCAGGAGCGCGCGAGGTCTGCGGCGTCATTTTGCGGGCACGGGAACTCATGCCGGATACGGAAATAAGCCTGGGCTGCGCCCGCCCCCGCAAGGGCGCCGCCGATCTGGAAGAACTGGCCCTGCTGGCCGGGGTCAACCGCATGGCTCTGCCCTCACAGGAGGCCGTGGCCATGGCCTCCTGCATGGGGCTTGAGACGCAGTTTCGCAAGACCTGCTGCTCGGTGCGTCTGGGCGAGGGCACGGCTGGCTGGTGA
- a CDS encoding lipoyl protein ligase domain-containing protein — protein sequence MKAQWRLLDLPPMTAAENMALDEVLVEVRGSGHSRDTLRFLQFRPATVLVGFHQSLQEEVRLSYCREHGIDVNRRITGGGGLLFDENQLGWEIICAKSFFGVGIPNANLFRRLCEPTITALRGMGIDAAFRPRNDIEVAGRKISGTGGTDCESAFLFQGTLLVDFDIETMLKCLRVPVEKLKAKEIDSIKKRVTCLAWELGRVPETREVKRNLVEAFEQHMGITLRLGGLTAEEEDLLSKKLPHFQSQEWIDMVRPTYEKTEVVQGARKSPFGLVRVTMQLNIPRKTLKNMYITGDFLSFPSRALFDLEAALRGQPLDGDHLCGIITDFFKAGKIAIPDMGAEDICIPLRMALEKAAIARHGIPLEHCNRIFTTNGSFDEVLAAGPQALLLPYCAKLKDCDLRFTRACRACGECSVGDAWTLGRERKWRTVCITSFEHLMQELEKMKGQGVSAFIGCCCQPFYIKHVEDFDRLGLPGILIDIENTTCYDLDQSEAAHRGEFSSQTMLNMALLHDILRVAGQAELAGQAAGAGQPIMTEGAAGIAPGVTPGVTADAEKVGGTHAAL from the coding sequence ATGAAAGCGCAGTGGCGACTGTTGGACTTGCCGCCCATGACGGCGGCGGAAAACATGGCTCTGGATGAAGTGCTGGTGGAGGTGCGCGGAAGCGGACACTCCAGGGATACACTGCGTTTTCTGCAGTTCCGTCCGGCAACGGTGCTGGTGGGTTTTCATCAGTCCCTGCAGGAAGAAGTGCGCCTGTCCTACTGCCGTGAGCACGGCATTGACGTGAACCGGCGCATCACGGGCGGCGGCGGCCTGCTTTTTGACGAAAACCAGCTCGGCTGGGAAATCATTTGCGCCAAGTCCTTTTTCGGCGTGGGCATCCCCAACGCCAATTTGTTCCGCCGCCTGTGCGAGCCCACCATCACAGCCCTGCGCGGCATGGGCATTGACGCGGCCTTCAGGCCCCGCAACGACATTGAGGTGGCGGGCCGCAAAATTTCGGGCACGGGCGGCACGGACTGCGAGTCGGCCTTTTTGTTCCAGGGCACGCTGCTGGTGGATTTTGACATTGAAACCATGCTCAAATGCCTGCGCGTGCCTGTGGAAAAACTCAAGGCCAAGGAAATAGATTCCATCAAAAAAAGAGTGACCTGCCTTGCCTGGGAATTGGGCCGCGTGCCCGAAACCAGGGAAGTGAAGCGCAACCTTGTGGAAGCCTTTGAGCAGCACATGGGCATCACGCTCAGGCTTGGCGGCCTCACGGCCGAAGAAGAGGATCTGCTGTCAAAGAAGCTGCCGCATTTCCAGTCGCAGGAATGGATAGACATGGTGCGCCCCACCTATGAGAAAACAGAGGTGGTGCAGGGCGCGCGCAAGTCTCCTTTCGGCCTTGTGCGCGTGACCATGCAGTTGAACATACCGCGCAAAACGCTCAAGAATATGTATATCACCGGCGATTTCCTGTCCTTTCCGTCGCGGGCGCTTTTTGACCTTGAGGCCGCCCTGCGCGGCCAGCCCCTGGACGGCGACCATTTGTGCGGCATTATTACTGATTTTTTCAAGGCTGGCAAAATTGCCATACCGGACATGGGTGCGGAAGATATCTGCATTCCCCTGCGCATGGCTCTGGAAAAAGCCGCCATCGCCCGTCACGGCATCCCCCTTGAGCACTGCAACCGCATCTTCACCACCAACGGCAGTTTTGACGAAGTGCTGGCGGCAGGGCCACAGGCGCTGCTTTTGCCGTACTGCGCCAAACTCAAGGACTGCGACCTGCGCTTTACCCGGGCGTGCCGCGCCTGCGGCGAATGCTCTGTGGGCGACGCCTGGACCTTGGGGCGCGAGCGCAAGTGGCGCACGGTCTGCATCACCAGCTTCGAGCATCTCATGCAGGAGCTGGAAAAAATGAAGGGGCAGGGCGTGTCCGCCTTTATCGGCTGTTGCTGCCAGCCTTTCTACATCAAGCATGTGGAGGATTTCGACCGCCTTGGCCTGCCCGGCATTCTCATCGATATCGAAAATACCACCTGCTATGACCTTGACCAGAGCGAAGCCGCCCACAGGGGAGAATTCTCCAGCCAGACCATGCTGAACATGGCCTTGCTGCATGACATCCTTCGGGTTGCCGGACAGGCCGAGTTAGCCGGACAGGCTGCAGGGGCCGGGCAGCCAATCATGACGGAAGGCGCGGCAGGCATAGCGCCCGGTGTCACGCCCGGTGTAACGGCTGACGCGGAAAAAGTGGGGGGGACGCATGCTGCATTATGA